A region of Mesoplodon densirostris isolate mMesDen1 chromosome 11, mMesDen1 primary haplotype, whole genome shotgun sequence DNA encodes the following proteins:
- the SUN2 gene encoding SUN domain-containing protein 2 isoform X1: MSRRSQRLTRYSQGDDDGSSSSGGSSVMGSQSALFKDSPLRTLKRKSSNVKRLSPAPQLGPSSDSHTSYYSESVVRESYFGSPRAASIAASLTRNSILDDQPLGDPFWSEDLRVRRRRGTGGPESSRVNGLPEDKLSEDFLGSSSGYSSEDDYVGYSETDQQGSGSQLRNAVSQAGSLFWMVVTSPGRLFGLLYWWIGTTWYRLTTAASLLDVFVLTRRFSSLKPFLWFLLLLLLLTGLTYGAWYCYPFGLQTFHPAVASWWASKGSGGQRAVWGSRDSSPHFQAEQRILSRVHSLERRLEALAAEFSSSWQKEAMRLERLELRQGAGGQGGSGSLSHEDTLVLLEGLVSRREAALKEDFRRDTTAQIQEELVTLRAEHQQDSEDLFKKIVQASQESEARLQELKSEWQRMTQESFRESSMKELGRLGVQLEGLRQELAALTLKQSSVEDQVGLLPQQLQAVRDDVESQFPAWVSQFLLRGGGSRTGLLQREEMQAQLQELESKILAHVAETQGKSAREAVASLGLTLQKEGVIGVTEEQVHRIVNQALKRYSEDRIGMVDYALESGGASVISTRCSETYETKTALLSLFGIPLWYQSQSPRVILQPDVHPGNCWAFQGPQGFAVVRLSARIRPTAVTLEHVPKSLSPNSTISSAPKDFAIFGFDEDLQQEGTLLGQFTYDQDGEPIQTFYFQGPKMATYQVVELRILTNWGHPEYTCIYRFRVHGEPTH; this comes from the exons ATGTCTCGAAGAAGCCAGCGCCTAACACGCTACTCCCAGGGTGATGATgacggcagcagcagcagtggagGGAGCTCGGTGATGGGGAGTCAGAGCGCCCTGTTTAAAGACAGCCCTCTCAG GACCCTGAAGAGGAAATCCAGCAACGTGAAGCGCCTCTCCCCAGCACCGCAGCTGGGCCCCTCCTCCGACAGTCACACCTCCTACTACAGCGAGTCTGTGGTCAGGGAGTCCTACTTTGGCAGCCCCCGGGCCGCCTCCATCGCTGCCTCTCTCACCAGGAACTCCATCCTCGATGACCAGCCGCTTGGTGACCCCTTCTGGA GTGAGGACCTGCgggtgaggaggaggagaggcacAGGTGGCCCTGAGAGCAGCAGAGTCAACGGGCTCCCAGAGGACAAGCTCTCCGAGGACTTCCTCGGGTCGTCCTCGGGCTACTCTTCTGAGGATGACTACGTAG GCTACTCAGAGACAGACCAGCAGGGTTCAGGGTCACAGCTACGGAACGCTGTCTCTCAGGCAGGCTCCCTTTTCTGGATGGTGGTCACTTCTCCAG GCCGGCTCTTCGGACTCCTCTACTGGTGGATTGGCACCACCTGGTACCGCCTGACGACAGCTGCCTCCCTCCTTGACGTCTTCGTTTTAACCAG GCGCTTCTCATCACTGAAGCCGTTCCTGTGGTtcctcttgctgctgctgcttctgaccGGCCTGACCTACG GCGCATGGTATTGCTACCCCTTCGGGCTGCAGACGTTCCACCCCGCTGTGGCTTCCTGGTGGGCCTCGAAGGGCAGCGGCGGGCAGCGTGCCGTGTGGGGTTCCAGAGACTCATCCCCACATTTCCAG GCGGAGCAGCGCATCCTGTCCCGGGTACACTCTCTGGAGCGGCGCCTGGAAGCTCTTGCTGCTGAATTTTCCTCCAGCTGGCAGAAGGAGGCCATGCGGCTGGAACGCTTGGAACTGcggcagggggctggagggcagggGGGCAGCGGCAGCCTGAGCCACGAGGACACCCTGGTGCTCCTGGAGGGGCTGGTGAGCCGCCGCGAGGCTGCCCTGAAGGAGGACTTCCGCAGGGACACCACTGCTCAGATCCAG GAAGAACTGGTCACCCTGAGAGCAGAGCATCAGCAGGACTCAGAAGACCTCTTCAAGAAGATTGTCCAGGCCTCGCAG GAGTCTGAGGCTCGACTCCAGGAGCTGAAGTCTGAGTGGCAAAG GATGACCCAGGAGTCCTTTCGGGAGAGTTCCATGAAGGAGCTGGGGCGGCTGGGGGTCCAGCTGGAAGGCCTGCGGCAGGAACTGGCAGCCCTGACCCTGAAGCAGAGCTCGGTGGAGGACCAAGTGGGCCTGCTGCCCCAGCAGCTCCAAGCGGTGCGGGACGAC GTGGAGTCTCAGTTCCCTGCCTGGGTCAGCCAGTTCCTTCTTCGAGGTGGGGGAAGCCGCACTGGGCTCCTTCAGCGAGAGGAGATGCAAGCTCAGCTGCAGGAGCTGGAGAGCAAGATCCTTGCCCACGTGGCCGAGACGCAGGGCAAGTCAGCGAGGGAGGCCGTGGCCAGCCTGGGGCTGACGCTGCAGAAGGAGGGCGTGATTGGGGTGACAGAGGAG CAGGTGCACCGTATTGTAAACCAGGCTCTGAAGCGCTACAGTGAGGACCGCATCGGGATGGTGGACTATGCTCTGGAATCGGGAG GGGCCAGCGTTATCAGTACCCGATGTTCCGAGACCTACGAGACCAAGACAGCCCTCCTCAGCCTCTTCGGCATCCCCCTGTGGTACCAATCCCAGTCTCCCCGAGTCATTCTCCAG CCAGACGTGCACCCAGGCAACTGCTGGGCCTTCCAGGGGCCCCAGGGCTTTGCTGTGGTTCGCCTTTCTGCCCGCATCCGCCCCACTGCTGTCACCTTAGAGCATGTGCCCAAATCCTTGTCACCCAACAGCACCATCTCCAGTGCCCCCAAGGACTTTGCCATCTTT GGTTTCGATGAAGACCTGCAGCAGGAGGGGACGCTCCTTGGCCAGTTCACCTACGACCAGGATGGGGAGCCCATTCAGACGTTTTATTTTCAG GGCCCTAAAATGGCCACGTACCAGGTGGTGGAGCTGCGGATCTTGACTAACTGGGGCCACCCGGAGTACACCTGCATCTACCGCTTCAGGGTGCATGGGGAACCCACCCACTAG
- the SUN2 gene encoding SUN domain-containing protein 2 isoform X2, which yields MSRRSQRLTRYSQGDDDGSSSSGGSSVMGSQSALFKDSPLRTLKRKSSNVKRLSPAPQLGPSSDSHTSYYSESVVRESYFGSPRAASIAASLTRNSILDDQPLGDPFWSEDLRVRRRRGTGGPESSRVNGLPEDKLSEDFLGSSSGYSSEDDYVGYSETDQQGSGSQLRNAVSQAGSLFWMVVTSPGRLFGLLYWWIGTTWYRLTTAASLLDVFVLTRRFSSLKPFLWFLLLLLLLTGLTYGAWYCYPFGLQTFHPAVASWWASKGSGGQRAVWGSRDSSPHFQAEQRILSRVHSLERRLEALAAEFSSSWQKEAMRLERLELRQGAGGQGGSGSLSHEDTLVLLEGLVSRREAALKEDFRRDTTAQIQEELVTLRAEHQQDSEDLFKKIVQASQESEARLQELKSEWQRMTQESFRESSMKELGRLGVQLEGLRQELAALTLKQSSVEDQVGLLPQQLQAVRDDVESQFPAWVSQFLLRGGGSRTGLLQREEMQAQLQELESKILAHVAETQGKSAREAVASLGLTLQKEGVIGVTEEVHRIVNQALKRYSEDRIGMVDYALESGGASVISTRCSETYETKTALLSLFGIPLWYQSQSPRVILQPDVHPGNCWAFQGPQGFAVVRLSARIRPTAVTLEHVPKSLSPNSTISSAPKDFAIFGFDEDLQQEGTLLGQFTYDQDGEPIQTFYFQGPKMATYQVVELRILTNWGHPEYTCIYRFRVHGEPTH from the exons ATGTCTCGAAGAAGCCAGCGCCTAACACGCTACTCCCAGGGTGATGATgacggcagcagcagcagtggagGGAGCTCGGTGATGGGGAGTCAGAGCGCCCTGTTTAAAGACAGCCCTCTCAG GACCCTGAAGAGGAAATCCAGCAACGTGAAGCGCCTCTCCCCAGCACCGCAGCTGGGCCCCTCCTCCGACAGTCACACCTCCTACTACAGCGAGTCTGTGGTCAGGGAGTCCTACTTTGGCAGCCCCCGGGCCGCCTCCATCGCTGCCTCTCTCACCAGGAACTCCATCCTCGATGACCAGCCGCTTGGTGACCCCTTCTGGA GTGAGGACCTGCgggtgaggaggaggagaggcacAGGTGGCCCTGAGAGCAGCAGAGTCAACGGGCTCCCAGAGGACAAGCTCTCCGAGGACTTCCTCGGGTCGTCCTCGGGCTACTCTTCTGAGGATGACTACGTAG GCTACTCAGAGACAGACCAGCAGGGTTCAGGGTCACAGCTACGGAACGCTGTCTCTCAGGCAGGCTCCCTTTTCTGGATGGTGGTCACTTCTCCAG GCCGGCTCTTCGGACTCCTCTACTGGTGGATTGGCACCACCTGGTACCGCCTGACGACAGCTGCCTCCCTCCTTGACGTCTTCGTTTTAACCAG GCGCTTCTCATCACTGAAGCCGTTCCTGTGGTtcctcttgctgctgctgcttctgaccGGCCTGACCTACG GCGCATGGTATTGCTACCCCTTCGGGCTGCAGACGTTCCACCCCGCTGTGGCTTCCTGGTGGGCCTCGAAGGGCAGCGGCGGGCAGCGTGCCGTGTGGGGTTCCAGAGACTCATCCCCACATTTCCAG GCGGAGCAGCGCATCCTGTCCCGGGTACACTCTCTGGAGCGGCGCCTGGAAGCTCTTGCTGCTGAATTTTCCTCCAGCTGGCAGAAGGAGGCCATGCGGCTGGAACGCTTGGAACTGcggcagggggctggagggcagggGGGCAGCGGCAGCCTGAGCCACGAGGACACCCTGGTGCTCCTGGAGGGGCTGGTGAGCCGCCGCGAGGCTGCCCTGAAGGAGGACTTCCGCAGGGACACCACTGCTCAGATCCAG GAAGAACTGGTCACCCTGAGAGCAGAGCATCAGCAGGACTCAGAAGACCTCTTCAAGAAGATTGTCCAGGCCTCGCAG GAGTCTGAGGCTCGACTCCAGGAGCTGAAGTCTGAGTGGCAAAG GATGACCCAGGAGTCCTTTCGGGAGAGTTCCATGAAGGAGCTGGGGCGGCTGGGGGTCCAGCTGGAAGGCCTGCGGCAGGAACTGGCAGCCCTGACCCTGAAGCAGAGCTCGGTGGAGGACCAAGTGGGCCTGCTGCCCCAGCAGCTCCAAGCGGTGCGGGACGAC GTGGAGTCTCAGTTCCCTGCCTGGGTCAGCCAGTTCCTTCTTCGAGGTGGGGGAAGCCGCACTGGGCTCCTTCAGCGAGAGGAGATGCAAGCTCAGCTGCAGGAGCTGGAGAGCAAGATCCTTGCCCACGTGGCCGAGACGCAGGGCAAGTCAGCGAGGGAGGCCGTGGCCAGCCTGGGGCTGACGCTGCAGAAGGAGGGCGTGATTGGGGTGACAGAGGAG GTGCACCGTATTGTAAACCAGGCTCTGAAGCGCTACAGTGAGGACCGCATCGGGATGGTGGACTATGCTCTGGAATCGGGAG GGGCCAGCGTTATCAGTACCCGATGTTCCGAGACCTACGAGACCAAGACAGCCCTCCTCAGCCTCTTCGGCATCCCCCTGTGGTACCAATCCCAGTCTCCCCGAGTCATTCTCCAG CCAGACGTGCACCCAGGCAACTGCTGGGCCTTCCAGGGGCCCCAGGGCTTTGCTGTGGTTCGCCTTTCTGCCCGCATCCGCCCCACTGCTGTCACCTTAGAGCATGTGCCCAAATCCTTGTCACCCAACAGCACCATCTCCAGTGCCCCCAAGGACTTTGCCATCTTT GGTTTCGATGAAGACCTGCAGCAGGAGGGGACGCTCCTTGGCCAGTTCACCTACGACCAGGATGGGGAGCCCATTCAGACGTTTTATTTTCAG GGCCCTAAAATGGCCACGTACCAGGTGGTGGAGCTGCGGATCTTGACTAACTGGGGCCACCCGGAGTACACCTGCATCTACCGCTTCAGGGTGCATGGGGAACCCACCCACTAG